DNA from Xiphophorus maculatus strain JP 163 A chromosome 6, X_maculatus-5.0-male, whole genome shotgun sequence:
GAAGGTGTGACAGctgttagtgtttttttcttcttcttcttctttaaatgGTGCGCCAGCTGTCATTGTGTTTCACCGTGTGCAGCTGTATCCCCACGCCACCTCAGTTCCTGTGACGAGGTGCACAGTTTCCACGCGTGACCTACAAGTTCttgtagaaataataataaaaaaaaatgtagtgaaATTCAGAAGTGGGCAGACTATAGGAGCAAAAGTTTCACTCAGCTCTGTGCGTCTGCAACATAACAGGTGTTGGCTTCCTATTACACCGACCGAGCCAAAACAGTTCGTGTCCGTGTGCTGTCgggagtggggggggggggttggtgGAAGGTCTCAAGCAGCCATCTGAAGTTGCATTTGGTCCCTTATTGGCTCCGTCAGTCTCCGCAGCCTAGTAGGCTTGGAGCTGCTGCGTCAGGATGAGCTGACAGCCGCTGTTGACGTGGTCCATGACCTTCTGCTTGAGCAGAGCCAGCTCGTCTCGAAGGACGTTGGCGGAGGAAACCAGCTCCGTGTTCTGGGTTTTCAGGTTCTTGACCCTGTCCTCCAGTCGGGAGATCCTCTCCAACTTCCTTTTCCGGCACTTGGACGCGGCCACCCGGTTCCTCATGCGCTTCCTCTCCGCCTTGATGCGCTCCTGGTTCTCCATGTCGATCGGGGAGAGCGGAGGCGTCTCGCCGGACATCTCGGGCACCGTTTGCGGCTCCTCCTTGAGCGCCTGCAACCGCgggtgctgctgctgttgcgcCGCTGCCGCCAGCTGGTGGTCCGTGTGGTTGTGTGGCGGCTGCGGGGCTCCCGGGTAACTTGTAGGCGGGTGCCTCTCCGCGACAGGTGCGGACGCGGAGCCCACCGTTCGGCTAAAACCGGCCAGGTTGGTGTATTCGGGCGGCTCCGTGCGCACCGTGCAGCTGTAGGGAATCCCGCCGCCTTCGCACGGAGCCGCGCCGGGTGCCACCCCGCTGGTCCCGCCGGTCTGAGCGTCAGGGTGGGCGGCGGGGATCTGCTGGTAGTGGAGCTCAGCTAGGGCCCTCACGAACCCTTCGGCGAAGCCCTCCTGCTCGTCGCTGACGTTCTTGGGGCAGATGAACTGGGTCGGGGTGGGGGTCGTCAGCCCGCTGCAGGACTGGATGATGAGTCTCTCCAACTCCGGCGACGCCAGCTTCAGCAAACCGACGTCGGGCGAAGTGAGAATGTCCAGGGCCTTCGCCCCCAGCTGGGGCTTGAAGTTTTTCGGGTCGTTTAGGTTCAGGGTCATggtttgtttcagtgttttgggGTTGAACCCGTACACAGCCGCCCCGTCATGCTGGGAGTTGGAGGCATTTACAGCTTCGTCGTAGAACGTCGCTTCCATTTTACGGATTTTTCTAGACATAAACTTTTCTTCCAAATCCCGTCCAAATAGTAGAGTTTGAACCAAGAGTCCGATTTCTGTCGTTTTTACGGTATGTTCTGTGACGATCTGCCCACTGTCCCGAGGCGGATGCTGCCTATTGTTGGGAGTTCAACTCACTTGACAACTTTGCGTCCCGAGAAAAGTTTTCCTTTGTGAACCGTGCGCTCATCGACAAAACCAAAAACGTTTCTTCCGCCGCCGAGCTTCTGTGCGTCTACCCCCCCGTCAAGCCTCCTGTGTTGGATTGTCCTCCCGCTCcaataactaaaaataacaataacactCCGAAAACGGGTAATACTTTCAATCACTTCCAACGTGGAGACGAACTTTATCCACCTCTAAGCTGCAGCCCCACTGAAAATAACAATGATGTCATTTCTACGCCCCGTGATTGGCTGGAGACGGGAGCGCGGGCGGGGATCGTCTAATGACATGTGTGTTGCTCCGACAACCGGCCCTGTCCCCGCCTCTCCTCGCGAGGGTTTATGGGATTAGGTAATGCAAGGCGCAGCAGCAATGTACTCTGGGATTACGTagtgtttttgaatatttagttaCCCgctcattttctatttgtccaTCCCGATCACGACACTTTTTTTATACGACTATGGACGCCACGACTCAGGTTTTACGGGATCAAATTTAGGCGTCAAAGCGCAAAAGTCTCGGGAGTGaatttttctttccctttctcttTGCGTACGGCCAGGAAGTGAGCGCTGCTCGGCCGTGAAAGTCTGTTTAAAGATAGACTACAGATGATGAGCCTGACCTAGATCGAGAGTGCTTTTGTTCTAGGGGAGACGCTCTTAaagtcacagtttttttttttttttttgcagtttgtgtCAAACCCGCAGATGGAAATGTTATCCCAAGTCCCGAAGACACTTTGAAGTGCTTTGCATGAAGAGTGCATTCAAAAGCCAGTGCGTAGCTTAAGAATAAGTGTATCATAGTTTAGGTTTTTGCATAAAAAGAAGctgtaaaatgcaaataaaaacaaatgagtagagactgatttaaaaaaaaaaggtgtttgcTTTTGCTGGAAAGCTGATGTCAACTGTGTTTCcagtcctgatttaaaggagcCAACGCAGCTGAAGAGCTCAGAAACTAAATGCTGCCTCCTGCTCattagttctggttctgggaatCCGTGGAAAGAGGTCCCTGCTGACCAGAGAGGTCCAGGTGGGTTTTAGCTAGCAagcaactgaaataaattaggTTCATTCAGGGATAttagaagattttaaaaaatctctctttctgagaaagagagagagtgagagcgCCACAATGTAAAGACTGCTGAGGGACGTTTCATTTCCTGATACCGCTCAGAACTTTGGTAGCAACATTTTGGATGAGATGTAATTTCCTTTCTGATATAATTTTAGGCACCTGTAGAAACAATATAacttactgaaaataaatccctactgtctttttcttcattaaatcttATTTCTTCTACTAACAAATTGTACAGTAAAAGTACAGCTGATGGATAAAGTGTAGATTTCCACTGAGGGATTTCATAAgatatgttttctattttattagtATTTGGGTCGGTGACATCACACGACGTCCAATAATTGAGCTGACCGGTAACTATTTGGGAAAGTGAAGGACTTTTCTcacattccaaaaaaaaaaagaaaagattttgaaCCAGTGAAGTtgcattaatgaaaaaaatagatttggaATAAAAGAGGCACCGAGGTGGAGCCTTGAGGAACCTCACATTTGATCTTTGCCCAATCATGTTTACCAAATGATGAAACGTAGTTATGCTCTACCAAGTGAAATCTGAATTAATTTCGCAAAGTAGCAGAAAGTCCGACACCCTTTTCTTGTCCAGTCAGTAAATCATGGTTAGCTGTCTcaacgacaacaacaaaaagcacaaatttgAGAGTATTGATGTAAACTGGTTTccctaaaaaatatttacaactcatgatttcacagaaacaatcatttatataaactatttatataaaatagattttaaaaaatttgtataggtttttatttatggattttcacaaaaatattgtAGAACAAGCAGCTTCAGTACATTTATATAGGGTTAATTCACAACCAATTTGATTTTATggcacttttacaaaaaaaaaaaaaaaaaaaacaacccaaaaaaaataaagttcaatcAGTTCACactgaattagattttttatgtttttcttctaatgAATTCCAATCCAGTCAATGTTTGGCAAGCACATGTGTATGAATGCGGTGTGTATTCTACGTAGAGGAAGTTCTGAtattattgtgtgtgttttgcaaacAAGCAACGGCCCCAATGCTTAGGAAAATGCAGAGTTCGCCTGTACACCCCAGGtattcagacttttaaaaaaaaaaagtgaaacatgccAGTTTTTGTGACTCCCACATGCAAGGCCCTCTGGGTGTAAACTGAATCTGCACTGCTGCCTGGAGCCTCTGTGTAGCTGCAGTCCAGTCCTGCTGGTTTCCCTCACTCTATTATTCAACATGTTCTTCTCCGGCCAACTAAATAAGTCAGCAAGCTCCAAGTGAAGTTAAACTGGGATAACCAGAGGCGCTTCAAGTCAACACTGCTAGTGTTGTCGCAAAACCTGTTGTTTAaaaccttaaagctgcagtatgcaacttttatgtttaaaaaaaaaaagtgttttcttttttacatatttgttagaATTATGATTATGTTGTTACAATATAGTGTGCaagacaaataatctgtaaaaatcaaaacaaaaactaactgctgaaatacaccactcagtctgaaacaaccaatcagagccaggaggggagggtcttagcgctgtccaTCACATTTATGCTCTCTGCTAAGCTAACGCTGGCTCACCACAACATAGCCTCCCACGAATGCTGAAGGTAGTTAGTATAGCCACGGATTACGGCGGATTAACGGTTTTCCCGTAACGGTAACTTGTTTTTCCACCGTTGGCACATTGAGCAGCGTACAGGAggttgattggcagcgctaagattctccttctggctctgattggttgtccgACTGGGAGCGGTGCGTTTCTGTAGACTGCTATAGTAGCACCGGGAGTAGAcggatatttgtttttcttcatgacATATTATCCGTCTCATaccaaactgtcatgacatggtgacagttttaataaatatcaaacaagacaacatgtttttgtaaatgttacactctgcagctttaaggaccCCAGTGGTTGTTTCCTCAGAAATGCCTTTTGCCTCCTTTGTGGTAGAAAGCACATCTATCTCTGCCTTTGTCCTACTCAGACTCTTATCTCTCTCTTCACAGGTTAGAGATTTCTAAGACATACACCATGTCTGAATTTGTCTCAGTGCACCTGTGTCAGGTCCAAAGAATAGTCATTTCCCATCTAAGTACCACACTGCCCCGGCCatgcttcctgtttctctgttgGCTTTTCCCTCCAGCTCGCCCAGCGGGGTCACCTTTAGAGAATAGCGTCCCCCCCCCCAGTCCAGCTGTTTCCTCCGCACACAGTTTTCCAGTCGGAAGCTGAAAGCCATCGGCCTCCCGGCAGCGGCGGAATGGTCTGGGATTCCTCCACCcgagcaaaacacacacacagagagagaggtTATGGTGCGTGTGTTGGATGTATCAACAGAGCAAAGTTTTGCTTACCTTCACGCGTGGACTCGAGAGGAGATCCAAACCGAGGCTCCGAGAGAGAGACGGATGAGATTTCAAACACTGCCTGCGCTGTGTTTGTTGAAGAGCAGCTGGTTCTTCCTGTCCCGCTGCTCCGGTTTTCCTCTGTGCCTCCACGTCTGCTGACCATTAATGGCCCAAACGCACGGCTCTCGGCCCACGCCGCCTCCTTTAGGCAGCTGCTTCAAGTAAAGAACACAACTGCACAGTGGCAAGAAAGATAAAGTTAGGTAGTTTTAATTAATATGTTTCTGTCCTTTTCAACAATCTGTTTTGTTGGAAAGTTGTCTCCTTGTGAACAAAGGCAGGGAAATCGACTCAACCGAGCGAGGTCATGCTTTTTGCAACTCTGAGCAATTCGATAATACACTTTCATACCTTTTGACCTTTCGTCCGCACAAAAACGCTGTTTAATGTCACTAAACGGTTATTTAGGAAAACGCAGACCGCAGTGGAGATTTGAGAAAACGGCATCTGTGGTTTGCGTGTGTACGCGAGAAAACAGAGATTCACGGTCGCCACGCATCACAGTGTGTAGCAAATAATCACTGATATTTCCGCATGCTTGCTTTGACATGATTCCCAATCAATATTGTCGATTATTTTAGTGGAACACAGACCACACAGGCCAGACtttgaaaattaataaattataatcattcactattttcttttattgttataACACAacaacttcaatgtttttttttctttattattaaaaaaaaacaaacaagaattgGATTCAGACAAATTTTCTTACATAGTCATTACTAAACAACAAACTTGacgtttgtcttgtttttactCCAGTCTGGgtgtcaaaatcaaatcaataaagAAGTAATAGTTAATATTATCACACTATCCCATGGCTGTAGTCTCAAACATTTGACAGATCTAAAGAAAACTCTAAAAGAACGTCATGGAACCTGAACAATCAATACTCAGACCAGTTTAAAGTTATTACAAGAGGATAAGCTGAAGCAGAATgagaagatatttaaaataaacctgcTGAAAATAAACGTTGGTATTTCGCTGAATATTTAGTCCTCGTGCTGCTTTTGCTGAATCTGTGACGTGGCTTGGACCATATTATCATAAAGTAAGTGAttgtttttgaatctttgcCTCAACTGTCTGAAAAAGCCCGGTCTTCTGAAATGTGTGCTTCCAAAATGTAATCGCAGTAGCCATGTAATCAATGGTCAACGTGTGTTTGTAGAGCTGAAATTGTATTTAATCAGTTCGTCATTTTGTTAAAGGCGCTCCAATGATATTCCAGGGACCCCGACATTTGTAAAAGATGTGATACATAAGTAAATAAGTAACTTCTTATTACTCTAATgtacgtttttttattttaattaacctATCAGAAGAATTAAAATGGTTTATTACCATGGTATAGTCTTCTTTCTAAATCCTAACAGCGTGGCTAAGGTCTCCAGAGTTTGTTTGGCTTCGACAAGAAAAATGCGAATGCTATCCTTTTTGGCCGCTTTCGCGTTCCGTCTCACCCCACCGTCCTGCTACATATCAAAGTTCATGGTAAGAAACTTGTACGCGattaaacgttttttttctctctctcgctctctacCGTGAAATAAGATTTTCGGATGAACACTCCGTGTGTTTGAGTTTGATAGCAAATGCGTCATTGGTTGCGGGGGTTTTATGCACGCGGTGCTCAAAATACAATCTGCGCTTTTGATTGGTGtaaatctgcagctttgttatTCAAACCGAGGACACGAGTGTCCTTAAGGATAACGGCGTACAAGGCTGCGAGCTGTAGTTTTAGTCTTTCTGTATTCATTAACCAATAAAGGAAtcgaaataataataataataataataataataagaagaagatGAGTCATTCATTCACTCTGGCGTCAacactttatttattcttcaacAGTGCACCCAGGTTGATTCTTGACCGGAGGATCCTCAGCGGCTGCTCCACATGGCGGAGGTCTTTTATGTTGGGGTTGATGTGGGTACTGCCAGTGTGAGGGCCGCACTGGTGACCAGAGAGGGGCTCCTGAAGACCACCGCAGAGGAACCCATCACCATCTGGAAGCCCCAGCCGGAGCACTACGTCCAGTCCTCCACAGAGATATGGCAGAAATGCTGCTCAGTGGTCAAGGTGGGAAGTTCTCTGTGCA
Protein-coding regions in this window:
- the jun gene encoding transcription factor AP-1; this encodes MSRKIRKMEATFYDEAVNASNSQHDGAAVYGFNPKTLKQTMTLNLNDPKNFKPQLGAKALDILTSPDVGLLKLASPELERLIIQSCSGLTTPTPTQFICPKNVSDEQEGFAEGFVRALAELHYQQIPAAHPDAQTGGTSGVAPGAAPCEGGGIPYSCTVRTEPPEYTNLAGFSRTVGSASAPVAERHPPTSYPGAPQPPHNHTDHQLAAAAQQQQHPRLQALKEEPQTVPEMSGETPPLSPIDMENQERIKAERKRMRNRVAASKCRKRKLERISRLEDRVKNLKTQNTELVSSANVLRDELALLKQKVMDHVNSGCQLILTQQLQAY